A stretch of DNA from Zootoca vivipara chromosome 16, rZooViv1.1, whole genome shotgun sequence:
AAGGTTTCCCCCAGCTAAATGTCTTCCTGCCATTCACGGAGAGAAGATACATTAGTGTTTGTGATGTGTTTCTCAGGTCTGCCAGCTAAGTCAGGCACTGACCAAAGGTATCAGAAGGGCCATGGTCTGATGACCACACCACCACACATTGCCCCCCTGGGCATGGGTGCAGCCatgatttattttaggggggcagaggctttatgttgggagggggcagaaccgagttatATGCTATGCaactggtcagttagttaagtatttttatttatttacttgaattgggggggcaggtgccccctgGCTCTGCCCATGCCCCAGGGTAGCTATTTTAGGGTTTGGCAGGCAGCAGTGCTGCTTTTGAATGGAAGCAAAGCTCAGTTCCCATCTATGGTGGCTGTCGGCTGTCTTAATTTACCCCAAATGAAATCCCCAAGCCAGTTTATAGAGCTATAAAatcgatttttaaaaatcatcctaTAGAGTTATTAAATCTATAGTTATAAAATTTTAGATTTTATAGATCAATAGGGTGGGTAGGACTATAGATATATGAAATGAAATGGCTAGGGCATTGCATATGGGGGTAAATTAAGGTGGTGATTGGCTACCACAGAGGTTAACTCATTCAAAAGCTATCCCCCCTTAAAATGCTGCCAGTGGGAGCGGGCAGTAGGTGGAGGGGAGCGGTGTTTCTCCTGGTGCCACTGTGGTGAGAGCAtaagggggggacggacggactgcAGGATCATGGCTGGGTTCCGATCTGTGGTATCCTGCCAGGCAGCCACTGaagtcttctgaaagtcagcCTATCCAGTGACTTTCTGCGATTCCAGCTGAGATTGCCTAGCTTTCCATGATGATGCCTGAATCGTAGCTGTATGGATGGTGCCTGAATCGTAGCTGTATGGATGGTGGATGTCTGCCAAGTTAATGTTTCCACAAGCGTGGAAACCCCCGAGTTTCAAACGCCGTCCAGTGGCATTTGGCAACAAGCATCGGAGGAAGACCAGCAACACATCGCCTTGTGTTTAGATGGCGTCCAGGAACATAGTGCTGCTTTCGGGCGGAAGGTGAATGCGCCGCCGGCTGGGCTCGAAGCGGCTCTGCTCTCGGATTCTGCCTTTGTTGACAAAGGAGAGGCGCGATCGCGGGCTCCGCGCTCGGCTCCTTCCGCCTGCCCGCCTGCCATTTCCTCCGCTCATCGATAGCTCGGCGATTGGCCTCGTGACTGCCTGCCGCTTGGTGATGGCGACTCCGAGGGCGGAGGCACGTGGCCTCTTCCGAAAAGGGGTCGAGGCTGTCCTGGGCAGCTGGCCTGCTCTGCAGGTAGGATTCATTCACCACAGGCAGGAAGCAGGGCGGGGAGAGGAGCGGGAGCCGGAGGCTGTCAGCAAAAGGCAGCAAAAGAGCCTGCGGGGAGGgcgagcatgtgcaaagtgcatttcCTTCATGTTGCCGCAGGTTCAAAGAATGCGGAGTtggcttaagaacataaggagggcCCCCCTGGATCAGGCGGGTGGcgcatctcgtccagcatcctgttctcatacaagcaggacatgagcaaacCAATAAACCCTCTCTCTTGCACTTCCAGCACGTGGCATTCAGATGCATACCGCTTCCTTCAGGGGAGGCAGAACAAAGCTGTCTTGGCTCATAGCCATCGATAGCTCTCTGCTCTAcggatttgtctcatcctcttttaaatccatcccaattgttggccatcactgcctcgtgGTGTTTCCCATGAGCTCAGATAATAGTAGAAAGGCgaaatgtgcttttaaagcaAGGTGTGAGGCGGATGGAAGCGGTCTTAATAGtttactaaaaaaattccttccagtagcaccttagagaccaactaagtttgtcatcggtatgagctttcgtgtgcatgcatctgaagaagtgtgcatgcacatgaaagctcataccgatgacaaacttagttggtctctaaggtgctactggaaggaatttttttgttttgtttcgactacgccagaccaacacggctacctacctgtagctccATACTTTATTGGTTGCTGgtgtgtagggttgccacctttgttctggcaaaatacaggccAGGACTTAATGGGTAAAAACGCACTGAGGCTGTAAATGTGTCTTCTCTGCTGCTACTTATGTCGTACACATGTGAATACTGGTAACTTTTCTGTGCAACCATGACATCATTTTAAGCATTACTTTTTAACTGTATTATATTAGCTCCAAATATAAtttgagtttgatcaaactgtgggaggcagtgcaagacaggagtgcctggcgtgctatggtccatggggtcacgaagagtcggacacgactaaacaacaataatattagCTCCGGCTAGACATATTTCTAAGCCATGATGCGGGTTTTCTGGAAAACTGGAAAATGTTTAAGTTGGCATTGGAAATTTTTATGATGCCTATTGTGATCTAATTTGacctatttattttacttttatttaacaaacaaagctaaaaactttgaaactgccGAGCTTGCCCattaccatacagtggtaccttggtttaagaacagtcctgtttacaaacgattctgtttacgaactccgcaaaacccggaagtagtgtcccggtttgcaaaccttacctcggtctaagaacagaatctgaatgctggaagggcaccagcggcaggaggcctcatgaggaaaagcatgccttggtttaagaacggacttcaggaacaggttaagtttgtaaactgaggtaccactgtatttgcaactggcattcattcattattactaATGACCATAGGAAACTGAAAGATATCCATAGAAAAATTTGGAACTTGAAAATTTTCCTCCTCACATCACTGTTTCTAAGCATGATCCCCGTTCTGTATGTGTCCAGAACAAGAATGGAAGAAATTGAAACGAATAAACCAATCTGTAAAAGTTTTAATATGGCATACAAATATACCTCCTGAATAAGTATAATTTTCAGAACTTTGAACTCTGTGCCTATCCACCAAGGGGTTCAATATGGTACCTACATGCACAACTGGTGTTGCCAATTAATAGCTACAGTTGGTTAGCATGCTCTGCTGTTGAAGAAGAACTCCGTTACACAACTATTTGCACCTGATATACATCCTGGAAAAATTAATACAGGTGGAAACTATGGCTATAATCCAAAGAACACTCACCTAGGCATAAGCACTGTGCAACTGACATTTGAGTAAACATGCCAGACAAAAGGCAGCAACATATTTAAGCAGTGCAGTTAACCTGTAGAATTAGCTTccccaagatgtagtgatggctaccaacttacAGATTGCTTTGAAAGGGATTAGACTATtgatggagggtaaggctatcaatgactccTAGCCGTCATGGCTGCATGCTGTCTCTGGAATCAGGCAGCCTGCCTTTCTGAACACCAGCTGTCAGGAAACAGCAGTGGGAAAGTGCTATTGCCCTTCtctcctgcctgtgggcttctgGTTGGGCACTGTAGGAAACTGGATCCTGGACTAGGGAGGCCTTAGGCCTGATGTTCTCAATGTTGCATGACTTTGAAAAAACCAAAAGATTTTGAATGGTTGCTAAAATTAATGGACTAGCTGAGATGACAAAATtgacatgtttaatcagagaaaagtcattgttaaTGAAGATTTGAAACCTCTCATGGGTTtgagtgaaaaagaaaaagaaataatgacaTTTGGATTTGAGGATTGAAGGTTATGATTACTAGAAAGTCGCTTTATTAGGTGTTAAAAAAAGTGAATAAAGTGAATGTTTGTATATAGCGGTCAGATAAAGAATCAGAAATTCTTTAGCATCTTAATTTCTCTCTCAAATCTTTTTCTCTTCATTTTTTCCctacctctttctcttttttgcttttatattAATGTTTTAGTTTGGACAAAAATGATATTTGATAAtaatctttgtatttttctttataagccccattaaaatttattttaaaaaagaaccaggAGATTTGAAATAACCAGGGGTGACAATGTAGTTCACTTCTTTATTTTTAGTTATTATACAGAGCTCTTCATctgcagtttgaagtggtacaAAGGTACTAACAGGAAACTGGAAAGCTGTGTCACTGTACATGTGGGCTGTCACTCATGCCCCCTCCtttgtgcttttgttgttgtttagtcgtttagtcgtgtccgactcttcgtgaccccatggaccagagcacgccaggcactcctgtcttccactgcctcccgcagtttggtcagaccttTGTGCTTTAGGCAGACTCACATTTATGTTTCTCCTTCATCTTAAATGAAAAAATGAAGGTTCCAAGGATTGTTGGAGGTGGTGTTGTTGATGTCACTGACGCTACCCAGTAGATGCCCTGCCCATCATAGCCATAACACATCTGTGACAAAGGGAGGAAGTGGCTTTCCCCCAATTCATCTTCTGAAACACAACTGAAAACCCCCCAAAACTGTTTTGTTACATTCTTGTAGTGCAAACCAGGACTGAAAACGTGGGTGGTATCAGCTAAGTCATATGTAGAGTTGGCCCATTATAATCCACGGAGTTAGGTTACTTAAGTCATTTgattttcagtggatctactctgactATATTAACATTGGATATCACTTTGTGTGAAGATAGTATTAAACCAGCCCCAGCACTCTTGAAATCTCCGTTTTCACTCCAAGCAACCTCCACTCATTTGTTTGGAGTTTGCTTCCTGCAGAACTGCCTAACTACTCACTTTTATGAACGTAGCTTTGTCTTCTCATGCAGGTCGCAGTTGAAAATGGCTTTGGAGGGGCCTACAGCCAAGAGAAAGCTGAATGGATGGTGGAGGCTGTGGAGCAATACTTTCAAAGCAATGGTGAGGTACCTAAACAAGATAATGTTCTGTTGAACTAGATAGCAGACTCCATGGAAGATAAAACTATTATACATGCTCATAGCTGTTAACGAAacgtctcaaagcaacttaataTTAAATTACAGGGCAACTTATCAAACATGTAAAATcgacaacagaaaataataaaaataaaagtattcatCTGTGAACATCAGTAACAGGACAAATACTAACCCAGTCCACTAAAAGGCAGAACATCAAACAGGAGACCTGCAGGCTTTGGGTCTGCCCTCTGTTTGGCACAACATGGTGGGTGCCTAATTTaatttaggggtggggtgggcagctcAAGTCAAGCTGCTCTCACAGTTACCTAGAAGTAGCAGCCAGAGAGGTGCTTGCAGCAACGAGCAGAGCATCTTGCTCATTCAGTGCTCTAAGTCAGGGTCCTCCTCACTGTCACAGTGAACATTGGCAAGTCAAGAAACCCCCTCTGAATGTTCTAAAATGGAATGGAGACAAAACAAATATGGTAGAATCGTTTTATTACAATTCTGAAAAGCTCAGCCATGTACAGAAGTGTCACTCAGCTAATCACAACTGTTTTGGAgaccaggagagacatgtggttTAACATGTTGTCTGAGGTCAAGAGTTCCTGTCTTGTGCGTCCAGCTCTGGCAAGAGAGTTAGGTTGAATGATTACAGCTGGGGGCTTTGGGGTTCAGTTGGGCAGGGTACTATCTGTGAGCCTGAATCCCCACCTTTATGGTTGGGATGGAGGAAcctgcgcacacacatacacacacacccatccgatgttgttggacttgcaactcccaccatccccagctagcaagaccagtggtcaagaatgatggaagctgcagtgcagcaacatctgagaGCGCCAAAGGGTCCCCATGCCTGTTTTCCGGCATCTCTTACGGAGTTCCTGGCCACTTGAATCACTGAATTCTTCCCTCTTTTCTACACAGACTTTTAACTCCTTGTCTACCTTTCTTCTCTGTAGCTGACTTGGAGCTGGAGGAGATAGAAGATTTCCTTGCTGAGTTGATGAACAATGAATTTGACACTATGATAGAAGATGGAAGCTTAGCTCAGGTATATACAAGGCCCTCTTTTCCCTACACCTGGGTTCCAAGTCCttggtgtcacacacacacacacacacacacacacacacacacacacacactgttgggaTGGAAGCATCTAGTGCTCCAAGGGACTGTATATGGTAGGTCTTTCCAGGCTGTGTCACATTTGCTTCCTTCCTGCAAATCTGCACTGGCTGGTTTTCCCACTGAGGATGAGCATCATCTCTTGTCTTAGATCTCCTGTCTCCCTTAGAAGAGTGCAGTGGTATTTCTTAGGACTTGTTTCTCACAAACAGCAGGTGAGAAAAACTAGCctgtaccacttcaaactgcaAATAAGGGCTCATGTGACTGAAAGTTGCTtggtgtaaaaagaaaaaaagtacacTTCCAAAATTGTCATGTTGGGGAGAAAGCTACACTCGaacttttctcccttgcatctAGTTTGTAcatctagatttatttatttttaaggtacAGAGAAGCATTCAGTCGTATGAACAATCCCCTCTTTACAGTCTGAAGCAGATTGACTTTGTCTGCTGGTTGTGAAGCTTTGATgtaagaaatcatagaatcatagaattggaagagaccacaagggccatccagtccaaccccctgccaagcaggaaacaccatcaaagcattcttgacatatgcctgtcaagcctctgcttaaagacctccaaggaaggagactccaccacactccttggtagcaaattccactgctttcCTCTAGACTGAAATGGGACTCAGCACCTTCTTCTCATTCTGTACTTTGCCAGAGCCAGTCTCAGGTGTGCCCAGTTTACCATGCTTCAGTATTTGTTGACACCTCAAGTGGGGTTGGCTTTCGACAGTCTAGCAGACTGGTCTGCAAGTCACCAGGGCACGTGGTAGGTCATGAACGgcttgctttctccttcctgaTGACTGGATGCTTCTAAAAATCATAGGTCTGAAAGAAGGCCAGAAAGTCACCAAGTCCAAATGCAGGGCAGGACAGACCATGTCAGTGTCCCACAAATGAACCTACACAATCCATTGCATGAAGTGTCACAACTGGAGAGCAAAAGCAAGCCAAGGATGTGAATCACAAATAAAGCACCAGGATTGCTACCCCAGTCCCCTCAATATGAAGGAAAACCCATGGGGTTGGAATGTTAGCTTATTATAAGGCAgaccccaaactgcagccttgaGATGAATTCTGCTAGTTCACAgcaagctgatttttttttaaaaaaaatgcacttgaCACTTTGCCTTTACAAAGCCTTTCTGCAAATACGAGTAGAACTTTCTTTTATTAACCCTCAAAATCTCAGCCCTCATATAGATGCCTCTGATGCAGTGcaggaagctgaattttggaccTGGCAGCACAAACACATCAAACTagttattcctttttttgtttttggataGATTCTTCAGCCCTTATAAAGGGTTGCTTTCTTGGTCCACACCAGCTATATCCCATTTCTCCCTCATTCGTGTAATCCAGCCAGGACCTCCTAGACATCTTAATGCCTCTTTCCTCCCTGATCTGACTGCCATTTACCACTATGGGGCACCCTTGCACTGTACATTGAGGCACTGCAGCTACAGAACAGTGGAGAAGGAAAAATGTCAGATGAAGTTGCCTTCCAAATCTGGGGAGCCAAATTTTTCCAAATGCTGCTTCTCACCTTTGCACTGCAGAGGGTAGTATAACAGAGAAAAGGCAGGTTTTTGTCAGTTTTCTGCAAGGCAAGGAATCCTATCTTAAAACTGGTAGCTAGAACAATCACTCACACAAAACTACTCTTGCTTTTTGATTAGGATCAGTTTATGCAGTCAACTGAAAGTTAGCACAGCCTAGCAGTAAACTAGAGCCTTAGGGAGACTTatttactgggtgaccttaggccaatcactgcctcttggcctaGGCATTCCCAGAAGATTAATGTGGAGATAAAattaggaggagggagggagggaacctcGTATGTTACTCTGAatttcttggaggaagggtggcatAAAAACATAACACCCACCATTGTTGATATTTCATCACATATCTAAGAGACTGAATTTCATATTGTTCCTCTGTTTCTGAATAGCTACTAAACTGCCATTGCCTTAAAAGCTATTTCAACCGATCTGCCCTCTGGAAAACCAAGACTGCCCTCTTGCCAGATTTCCAGGCCACGACACTGGAGAGATGCTTATATCAAGACGCTGTAGTTCAGACACTACTTCCTAGAATGCTCTCTGTCTGAATGTCAGGCAGCAGCTGGTTGCACCCATTTAGGACCAATTCCTTTATGGCACCCTCATTTAGAAAATGGAAGGGTTaccaaagaagagagagaaatgtgtgaaTTACTCATAAACCAATCTCAACCTACCCTGTTGCTTGGCTTGGTGGGAGGTCTAGCTTCCCAAGCTGGAAAAAAATTGGCAGACACTTCTCCCAGCGAGAAAAGtcgggaggaggggggggggcttttaaggCAATGTCTCTTTTCTCATTAGGACGGGTGCATGTCAAGGCCTTGTGACTTGCACCCTGTAGCCACTTCTGACCCTGGCTCAGCCCTCTTCGAGTGTGCTTGCAGATGGAAAGAACTCTTCCCCAATATAAATGGCATTCTTTTTCCTGTATCTTGCTGCTATTTCTATTAGTATGAATAGAAGTATAATGAGATGGCTGCCAACTTCAGCAGTAAACACGCAGATATGCTGAGAACAGGAACCTCTGGCTTCCGTTCTCTGCTCTAGGAGCTGTGTGTGTGGCCTGATGGAAGATGCAGTTCTAGTGCCAGCTCTGGAGGAGGAGGCATTGCTGCAGTGGTTAGCCCTGTGGAAGTTCTTGCTCTGGTCACTGAAAGAGACTCGATCCTCTTCCCGCACTGTAGGTAAGCCAGCAATTGCGCCTGTTCTTTGGTCAGTGCCAGCAGGGAGAGGGAGCAGCAGTGCATGAAGCCATTGTCCGGCTGGCTCAGAAGAAGCAAGAGGCAAAGGTGGCAGCGGCAAAATCAAAGCCAGCAGAGGAAAGCAGCAGCGAGGAGGAACAGGGGACCGAGGAAGAGGTATGGCAAATAAACTGCACTGAACATGAaaatagccagccagccagcctgtcaCTTGTTTTGCACAATCTCTGATCTGCTGGCTTTATTCAGAACCAGATTTCAAGTTTCTTCATAACTCAGTAGGCTGACACAaggatggagggaaggagggaaacatGGCTGAATGCCatgaaggaaggagaaataaCAGTTATGGTGCATAACCAAGGTCCAGGTGACTGGAGCCATTTGCTCCAGTCTAAACTTGTCAGATGATGAGGTTAAGGAACCATGGCTCCTTGGACTTGCCCAGAGACAGGCTTCTGTGAAGCACGCTCCCTTGTATATCCTACAGACTACTGCCTTTGTATTTTTTCAAACAGTGAAGGCTACAAACTGGGTTTTGGCCCAGAAAGTTAAAAACAGAAATTACGTGAACcagaaaacagcaattaaatCCAGTCACTGGTAACATTGTCTCATTTTCTCCCCCTACCCAGGCTATGGACTGTAGTGCTGCTCCCAGCATGAATGGACCACAGCCCAGCCCACCTCCTTCTTCCAGTGCAGATCCTGAAGATGGCTGGACCTTggtgaggaagaaaaagaaatgaagaacaAGGGACAGGCACCACGACTGCAGGAGTTCTGGTTGAGCTGGTGCGGCAGGGACACGGCTGGGGAAATGGGACTGTGTGATTCCCCTCACCCCCAGCTGCAAGGgactaatatttatttttaaagcatcaaaAGGAGCAACTTGGATGACAAGAGATGTTTTTGGTGTGAGGCTTCTGCACAGGCCTAAGTATATTGTGCGGACACAGCTACTTGGTCCCTCTGCTCCTCACTTGGTAGAGGCTCTCCTGCGCTGAAGGGGATGCAGGTTCAGCAGCACAAAGGGCTGAGGATCCTTGAAGTGATTTTCTTTTCAATGCACGGGAGGCCATCTTCCACCTCCGCCACCTCCTTGTGCTTAAAAATGGCTGTTTTAGCAGCAGGGTGGGATTCTTTTGCAAGGAAATATCTTCCTCCATGGCAAGGCACTGATTTCAACAATCTCCATTGCCTCCTCTTCAACTCCCAGAAGACTAAATCTGGccaatatatcccccccccctcaaccccaTCCCAAAGGGAAAGATTGCATTCTAGACATTATTGAAACAGACAGATACAgcataacagaaaaacaaaattctgtatttaaaaaaaaaagacgacAATGGAAAACCAAATACAATAATGAAACTAGAAAGTAACATGGACAATACACAAATCCTTGTTTGTGGGACAGGGCACTTCTCTCAATAGAAGCCCCCTTCCCTATCCTCTGTAGTGGCCAGCCACTGTACATGAGcgacaataaaatattattttggtaAGATTTTGTATATCCCTTAATACtgactttttttaatataaaagttaCATGCACTAGCTCTACaccacaatgggggtgggggtgggaagaggatggCAAAGAATTGGGACAGGCACCCACCAGGAGCCTCTCATAAAACAGGGCAACCAAGTTGGGTGTTGCTTTTTAGAACACCCACCCCCAACCTGCTCACATGTAAATTAGAATAGTAGAAGCAAGCGGACggggagagaaatgttggagggatcGTAGGAAGCTCCTGTGACAGTCCGATATAGGATTGGGACAGAACGGAGGGACACCGACTCATGTTTAAGTGCATTGCAGAAGGGAAGCGACTGCATTTGAGAAAAGGCTGTGCGAGAGAGGTTTCTCCCCCCCCATTGTAATGACCCCCTTTCTCGTCAAAAATCCGCTAGGAGTATCTGCTGCACAAGCACCCTATTTTATATGGCATGGGGCTTGTCTGCTCAAAGGTGGTTGTGACCTCATCTTATTTTTTAAGTTTTATCAGTGGCTTTATATTAGCTAGggtaggtaaatggcatttccatgaatCACTCAGAACAGCAGGTGCAAAGAACAGGAGAATGGCTATTGCTGTCATACCCTGCTGGTGAGGAGCTCAAGAGGCAGATTAATGTATTGGTAGATACACCTTGTTTTGATTGAGCAAGGCAGTTCTTGACATCAATTCTAAAATGAATGCAACTTGGGGGTGCATAAAATCGGGGCTTAAAATTGTAAACTGGTCATTTGCACCTTTTTTTCTACCTTAATAGATTTCACCCAGAAAGGATTAACCCATCCTGAATTGGGAGGAGGTGGGTGGTATTCTGGCTG
This window harbors:
- the TSR2 gene encoding pre-rRNA-processing protein TSR2 homolog, with translation MRRRLGSKRLCSRILPLLTKERRDRGLRARLLPPARLPFPPLIDSSAIGLVTACRLVMATPRAEARGLFRKGVEAVLGSWPALQVAVENGFGGAYSQEKAEWMVEAVEQYFQSNADLELEEIEDFLAELMNNEFDTMIEDGSLAQVSQQLRLFFGQCQQGEGAAVHEAIVRLAQKKQEAKVAAAKSKPAEESSSEEEQGTEEEAMDCSAAPSMNGPQPSPPPSSSADPEDGWTLVRKKKK